Proteins encoded in a region of the Chlamydiota bacterium genome:
- the murG gene encoding undecaprenyldiphospho-muramoylpentapeptide beta-N-acetylglucosaminyltransferase — MRVAICTGKTGGHVFPALAVARELKSKNTANECYFIGTRNGLDQSLLQKEEIHFEGILGEGVPSKLNWKMFKAVTSFLLALIEVKSIFKRLRPDVVLSFGGFISCAPVLMAHWMKIPVVIHEANVHPGRANRFLSRWAKVICTGFSAGGDSFPSFVQAQKGDRNIRITGIPLRKEFFKVNRQESFQDLKLDPLKWTLFVMGGSLGARSVNEYFLKCLPLLGELSKKIQIIHVTGKNDYQRMLASHPPNDISYQMIPFLERPEKAFACADLFIGRAGASTLGELASCGLSSILIPYPHAAENHQVANASYWACKGAAHMIEEKECSPDILAQEISQALLNEPLRKSLSMNAKKMCVLDADSRVVSVLEEVVK; from the coding sequence ATGAGAGTTGCCATATGTACAGGTAAAACGGGAGGGCATGTTTTTCCAGCACTTGCAGTAGCTCGTGAACTTAAGAGCAAAAATACTGCGAACGAATGTTATTTTATCGGCACTCGAAACGGCTTAGATCAATCTCTTCTTCAGAAAGAAGAAATACATTTTGAAGGAATTTTAGGGGAAGGAGTTCCCAGTAAATTAAATTGGAAAATGTTTAAGGCTGTGACTTCTTTTCTTTTGGCTCTCATAGAGGTGAAGTCTATTTTTAAGAGACTTCGCCCGGATGTGGTTCTTTCTTTTGGCGGGTTTATTTCTTGTGCTCCCGTTTTAATGGCTCATTGGATGAAAATTCCTGTTGTGATTCATGAAGCGAATGTTCATCCTGGAAGGGCAAATCGTTTTTTAAGTCGATGGGCAAAGGTTATTTGTACAGGTTTTTCAGCTGGGGGTGATTCTTTTCCTTCTTTTGTTCAAGCGCAAAAAGGGGATAGGAATATTCGAATAACCGGAATTCCTCTGAGGAAAGAATTTTTTAAAGTGAATCGTCAAGAATCATTTCAAGATTTAAAATTAGATCCTTTAAAATGGACTCTTTTTGTGATGGGAGGGAGTTTAGGGGCCCGTTCAGTGAATGAATATTTCCTAAAATGCTTGCCCTTGCTAGGAGAATTATCTAAAAAGATTCAAATCATTCATGTGACGGGAAAAAATGATTATCAAAGAATGTTGGCAAGTCATCCGCCGAATGATATTTCATACCAAATGATTCCATTTTTAGAGAGGCCTGAAAAGGCTTTTGCATGTGCCGACCTCTTTATTGGTCGTGCGGGGGCCTCTACCCTTGGAGAGCTTGCATCTTGTGGGTTGAGTTCTATTTTGATCCCGTATCCTCATGCGGCTGAAAATCACCAGGTGGCCAATGCCTCTTATTGGGCTTGCAAGGGGGCGGCGCATATGATAGAGGAAAAGGAGTGTTCACCAGATATTTTGGCTCAAGAAATTTCTCAAGCTTTACTGAATGAACCCTTAAGAAAATCTTTGTCGATGAATGCCAAAAAAATGTGTGTTTTAGATGCTGATTCAAGAGTCGTCAGTGTTCTAGAAGAGGTGGTGAAGTGA
- the murC gene encoding UDP-N-acetylmuramate--L-alanine ligase has protein sequence MNKESSMQIHLIGIAGSGMSALSHLLVEKGHQVFGSDIKNFTSLHQRGITFFRGHEASHVRGKDLIVFSSAIPQNHVELVEARALGIPCIHRSQMLAELMEKKRSIAVSGMHGKTSTTGMIAKIAITAGLDPTIAVGGNFDFLSENARSGQGTWSIFEADESDGSLLSYHPEIAVITNLELEHMDYFKSLDHILKVFHQFASQVKTKVVINGDQHGCQVLRGIFPRDFMMAFGFEEFVDVQGRNIITLPWQSRFRVSFRGEDLGEFALPISGRHQISNALATIAVGLILGVKVDSLREALAHFHGADRRFQVQGQFRNVTFIDDYAHHPTEILATLESARLCFSGKILGIFQPHRYSRTLFFKEEFAKALLGFDHLIITDVYSGGEAPVEGVTGQLIYEELLKLGHTHVEYFPLLDEIREVVEKQALDYQAIITLGAGNMTSLGVQILENLKRKENLKIKGRIFEHEPLSKHTTFRLGGPADLWVEPLDLEELIKVQQWTRMKGFPLFVIGNGSNIIVRDGGIRGVVVRLSSPSFRKVEVVKNRLTVGTGLSLAEVIQHSLDLGLSGLENLKGIPGSIGGALHFNAGAFGSEIGDRIKEVWALNPDGSLVFLSRDQLQLGYRTSMGLRGKITLQATFDLIPSESRQMCEKIVGLKNKRALTYPKLPNAGCIFRNPEGDYAGQIIDQLGLKNFSHGSAQISSQHANFIVNTGNARASDVLALIEDVRNKVYETKKIKLENEVEVIGEE, from the coding sequence GTGAATAAAGAAAGCTCTATGCAAATTCATCTGATCGGCATTGCAGGTTCCGGCATGAGTGCTCTTTCCCATCTTTTGGTGGAAAAAGGGCATCAGGTGTTTGGTTCTGATATTAAAAACTTCACTTCTCTTCATCAAAGAGGCATTACGTTTTTTCGAGGGCATGAGGCTTCTCATGTCAGAGGGAAGGATTTAATTGTTTTCTCAAGTGCCATTCCCCAAAATCATGTTGAGCTCGTCGAAGCAAGAGCTCTTGGAATCCCTTGTATTCATCGCTCCCAGATGTTAGCCGAACTTATGGAAAAGAAAAGATCGATTGCTGTTTCAGGGATGCATGGAAAAACTTCCACAACAGGGATGATTGCCAAAATAGCGATCACGGCAGGTCTTGATCCAACAATAGCCGTTGGAGGAAATTTTGATTTTCTTTCTGAAAATGCGAGATCGGGTCAAGGGACATGGTCTATTTTTGAAGCAGATGAAAGCGATGGCTCACTCCTTTCTTATCATCCTGAGATTGCGGTGATCACCAATTTAGAGCTTGAACATATGGATTATTTTAAGAGTTTGGATCATATTTTAAAGGTTTTTCACCAATTTGCTTCGCAAGTCAAAACAAAAGTGGTGATCAATGGTGATCAGCATGGTTGTCAAGTTTTGAGGGGAATTTTCCCTCGTGATTTTATGATGGCTTTTGGTTTTGAAGAATTTGTGGATGTACAAGGGAGAAATATCATAACGCTTCCTTGGCAATCTCGTTTTAGAGTTTCTTTCCGAGGAGAGGATTTAGGTGAATTTGCCTTGCCTATTTCAGGAAGGCATCAGATTTCAAATGCCTTGGCAACGATTGCAGTGGGCCTTATTCTGGGAGTTAAAGTTGATTCTTTGCGTGAAGCCCTTGCCCATTTTCATGGAGCTGATCGGCGGTTTCAAGTTCAAGGTCAATTTCGCAATGTTACTTTCATTGATGATTATGCGCATCATCCGACGGAAATTCTTGCAACACTCGAAAGTGCACGTCTTTGTTTTTCCGGAAAAATTTTAGGAATTTTCCAACCCCATCGATATAGTCGGACTCTTTTCTTTAAGGAAGAATTTGCAAAAGCACTTTTGGGTTTTGATCATTTAATCATTACAGACGTTTATTCTGGAGGAGAAGCTCCCGTCGAAGGAGTGACCGGTCAGTTGATCTATGAAGAGCTTTTGAAGCTGGGACATACCCATGTTGAGTATTTTCCTTTGCTTGATGAGATTCGAGAAGTTGTAGAGAAACAAGCACTCGATTATCAAGCGATTATAACTTTGGGGGCAGGCAATATGACTTCTTTAGGTGTACAGATTTTGGAAAATTTAAAGCGAAAAGAGAATTTAAAGATTAAAGGTAGGATTTTCGAGCATGAACCTTTATCCAAACACACAACCTTTCGGTTGGGGGGACCGGCTGATCTTTGGGTGGAGCCTCTCGATTTGGAAGAACTCATTAAAGTTCAACAGTGGACTCGTATGAAAGGGTTCCCTTTATTTGTGATTGGAAATGGTTCTAATATTATTGTTCGAGACGGAGGAATTCGTGGGGTTGTCGTGCGCTTAAGTTCTCCTTCTTTTCGCAAGGTCGAGGTAGTCAAAAATCGTTTAACTGTTGGAACAGGTTTAAGTCTTGCAGAAGTGATTCAGCATTCATTAGATCTAGGACTCTCAGGTTTAGAAAATTTAAAGGGAATTCCAGGATCCATTGGAGGAGCGCTCCATTTCAATGCGGGTGCCTTTGGTTCTGAAATAGGGGATCGGATTAAAGAAGTATGGGCCCTGAATCCAGATGGCTCTTTGGTTTTTTTGTCTCGTGATCAACTTCAATTGGGGTACCGGACCAGTATGGGACTGCGTGGAAAAATTACGCTTCAGGCTACATTTGATTTAATTCCCTCTGAAAGTCGTCAAATGTGTGAAAAAATTGTTGGTTTAAAAAATAAGCGGGCGCTTACTTATCCCAAACTCCCAAATGCAGGCTGCATTTTTAGAAATCCAGAGGGAGATTATGCGGGGCAAATCATTGATCAATTGGGTCTTAAAAATTTTTCTCATGGATCAGCTCAGATTTCATCTCAACACGCCAATTTTATTGTCAATACGGGTAACGCTCGAGCTTCAGATGTTTTAGCTTTGATTGAAGATGTTAGAAATAAAGTCTATGAAACAAAAAAAATAAAACTTGAAAACGAAGTTGAGGTCATCGGAGAAGAATGA
- a CDS encoding D-alanine--D-alanine ligase, producing MNPIRNPQSAIRIAVLMGGPSREREISLRSGKAVSQALQSKGYQVFEVTEMDPLVEQLRALKVNAVFIALHGQFGEDGTVQKILEEAGIPYTGSGPQASFWAMHKELAKEKFEEADLLTPPWICADFKNVEVLKRQLNGIGFPLVLKPSAEGSSIGLEIVKTMAHFSLAFERVRSLTQKILVEKFIRGRELTVGILEDQALPVLEIKTDRPFYDYEAKYTPGHTTYEVPAQLPQKIFKNIQDIAWKAHQALGCRDLSRVDILLDESETAWILEVNTIPGFTERSLLPKSALAKGISFENLCEKILERALCSNGSFPKKDRT from the coding sequence ATGAATCCAATCCGCAATCCGCAATCCGCAATCCGCATTGCTGTTTTAATGGGAGGTCCTTCTCGGGAACGTGAAATTTCATTGCGTTCAGGAAAGGCTGTGAGTCAGGCTCTTCAATCTAAAGGTTATCAGGTTTTTGAAGTCACTGAAATGGACCCCCTTGTTGAACAACTGCGAGCCTTAAAAGTGAATGCAGTTTTTATAGCGCTTCATGGTCAGTTTGGAGAAGATGGAACAGTTCAAAAAATCCTTGAAGAAGCAGGTATTCCTTATACGGGTTCAGGCCCTCAGGCCAGTTTTTGGGCTATGCATAAGGAGTTAGCAAAGGAAAAATTTGAAGAGGCAGATCTTCTGACTCCTCCTTGGATTTGTGCTGATTTTAAAAATGTTGAAGTGTTAAAAAGACAATTAAACGGAATCGGATTTCCATTGGTGTTGAAGCCGAGCGCAGAGGGATCAAGTATTGGTCTTGAGATTGTAAAAACAATGGCTCACTTTTCTTTGGCTTTTGAACGGGTTCGTTCCTTGACTCAAAAAATTTTGGTTGAGAAATTTATTAGAGGAAGAGAATTGACGGTTGGAATTCTAGAGGATCAGGCTTTACCGGTCTTAGAAATTAAAACGGATCGCCCCTTTTATGACTATGAAGCAAAATACACTCCCGGGCACACGACCTACGAAGTTCCAGCCCAACTTCCTCAAAAAATATTTAAAAATATTCAGGATATCGCTTGGAAAGCTCATCAGGCTCTAGGTTGTAGAGACCTTTCTCGAGTGGATATTCTTTTGGACGAGTCTGAAACTGCTTGGATCCTTGAAGTCAATACCATCCCAGGTTTTACAGAGAGGAGCTTGCTTCCTAAGTCTGCGTTAGCAAAAGGGATATCCTTCGAAAATTTATGCGAAAAAATTCTAGAAAGGGCCTTGTGTTCTAATGGTTCTTTTCCAAAGAAAGATCGCACATGA
- a CDS encoding FtsQ-type POTRA domain-containing protein yields the protein MIRRRRYVSRSPLSVRGFSPSKKSRPFSFPKFLGKSTLILFLLVADLALLVWLGHKIWDVLSIDSYFSIQQIQVQGLNFFSENEVISRTKLLKGQNIFKTDIREARRILTQEPLFEDVDVWRQLPDTVLIKIIERKPVIQVIPKNKEEGIKEKVYLVDKEGMILSNGMDATQLYPIVRMVAKADLFRRGNQISNQGLIHALEVMDIFSDSLLRKVFDLENIEIQDDSDVMLRSRSGMIVHLGDTDFESRLLKLLAILEDVKKKKEEPQSIDLRFRYVPVTLKEEVKSEK from the coding sequence ATGATTCGTCGAAGGCGTTATGTTTCAAGGTCTCCGCTCTCTGTTCGGGGTTTTTCTCCATCAAAGAAATCCCGTCCCTTTTCATTCCCAAAATTCTTAGGAAAATCTACTTTAATTCTTTTCCTATTGGTTGCTGATCTAGCTCTTTTAGTCTGGCTTGGCCATAAAATTTGGGATGTGCTTTCCATAGATTCTTATTTTTCAATTCAACAGATTCAAGTTCAGGGTTTGAACTTTTTTTCTGAAAATGAAGTGATTTCGCGAACGAAGCTTTTGAAAGGTCAAAATATTTTTAAAACGGACATTCGAGAAGCAAGAAGAATTCTTACCCAAGAACCTCTTTTTGAAGATGTAGATGTGTGGCGTCAATTGCCGGATACAGTGCTTATAAAAATCATTGAGCGTAAACCGGTTATTCAGGTCATTCCCAAGAATAAAGAAGAGGGGATCAAAGAAAAGGTTTATTTAGTCGATAAAGAGGGCATGATTCTTTCAAATGGAATGGATGCGACTCAGCTTTATCCCATCGTTCGGATGGTTGCGAAGGCTGATTTATTTCGAAGGGGAAACCAAATTTCAAATCAGGGGTTGATCCATGCTCTGGAGGTGATGGATATCTTTTCTGATTCCCTTCTTCGAAAGGTGTTTGATCTTGAAAACATTGAAATCCAGGATGACTCGGATGTGATGTTGAGAAGTCGGTCAGGAATGATCGTTCATTTGGGAGATACAGACTTCGAGAGCCGGCTTTTAAAGCTGCTTGCCATTTTGGAGGATGTTAAAAAGAAAAAAGAGGAACCTCAATCGATTGATTTAAGATTTCGGTATGTTCCGGTAACTTTAAAAGAAGAAGTTAAAAGTGAAAAGTGA
- a CDS encoding ribonuclease HIII: protein MPSNTRNYYVCQVGVRQSSLLKALLEEKGFQFREVPYAEWGAFTQDVHVVLYSKGKLVIQGKGTQDFVQFFLEPQILKEIKFGYEGELAMKEGVSHIGVDESGKGDFFGPLVIAAAYVKKEKIGKLIDEGVKDSKKLTSQAINRLSKLVRDLCPHALVVINPDRYNTLYEKIKNLNRLLAWGHARSIENLLSKVDCSHVILDQFGSEHLVLNALMEKGKKVSLKQMHHGEEDVAVAAASILARHEFLKRMEELGKKIGMELPRGAGFKVIEVATTLFQKEGLEGLSKIAKIHFKIVDKMNKN, encoded by the coding sequence ATGCCTTCGAATACTCGAAATTATTATGTTTGTCAGGTTGGAGTTCGCCAATCTTCTCTTCTGAAAGCCCTTTTGGAAGAAAAGGGTTTTCAATTCAGGGAGGTCCCTTATGCCGAGTGGGGAGCCTTCACCCAGGATGTTCATGTGGTTCTTTATTCAAAGGGAAAATTAGTGATTCAGGGGAAAGGAACTCAGGATTTTGTGCAATTTTTTCTAGAGCCACAGATTTTGAAAGAGATTAAATTTGGTTATGAAGGCGAGCTAGCGATGAAAGAAGGGGTTTCTCACATTGGAGTGGATGAAAGTGGAAAAGGAGATTTTTTTGGCCCGCTTGTGATTGCAGCTGCTTATGTTAAAAAAGAAAAAATAGGAAAATTAATTGATGAAGGGGTCAAGGATAGTAAAAAACTTACTTCTCAGGCGATCAATCGATTGAGCAAACTTGTTCGAGATCTTTGTCCCCACGCTTTGGTAGTCATTAATCCTGATCGATATAATACTCTTTATGAGAAAATCAAAAATCTGAATCGTCTATTGGCTTGGGGACATGCTAGATCGATTGAAAATCTTCTTTCCAAAGTAGATTGCAGTCATGTTATCTTAGACCAATTTGGAAGTGAACATTTGGTTTTAAATGCCCTTATGGAAAAAGGAAAAAAAGTTTCCTTGAAACAAATGCATCATGGGGAAGAAGATGTAGCGGTGGCGGCCGCCTCCATTTTGGCTCGACATGAATTTTTGAAACGCATGGAAGAGTTAGGAAAAAAGATAGGAATGGAACTTCCTCGCGGAGCAGGATTCAAAGTTATTGAAGTTGCGACGACGCTCTTCCAAAAGGAAGGGCTTGAAGGCTTGTCCAAAATAGCAAAGATACATTTTAAAATTGTTGACAAGATGAATAAAAATTAA
- a CDS encoding histidine--tRNA ligase, with the protein MNIQSVRGTNDILPSEVEKWRFLEENARKIFSVFGFEEIRTPIFEHTELFVRSVGEVTDIVEKQMYIIPEKEGMGLALRPEATAPVVRAFLEHPTDRDRLSKLFYIGPMFRHERPQKGRLRQFHQVGVEALGSYHPALEVEVLDLLRNYLRVLGLEDAHFKINSVGCRPCKTRYGEILKESLRGQFSSLCPDCQRRFEKNILRVLDCKNPNCQGVLDRIPLLPEVICQECKNHFAQVTSLLKDTHLSFELSPKLIRGLDYYTRTIFEVTHPHLGAQDAIAAGGRYDHLVESMGGPAMGAAGFGMGMERLLLAASGLIDKKVVSHFPFLYLASLGEEAFRANFLLRQKLQALEIPCEMDYDAKSFKSQFRRANKLSTRYVLICGEDELKKGMVKLKDMDQGLESEVNANEIVQFIRLKYEKNKSQKLEVRG; encoded by the coding sequence ATGAACATACAATCCGTTCGTGGAACCAATGATATCTTACCCTCTGAAGTTGAAAAATGGCGATTTCTAGAAGAGAACGCTCGAAAAATTTTTAGCGTTTTTGGGTTTGAAGAAATCAGAACGCCTATTTTTGAGCACACCGAACTTTTTGTTAGATCAGTGGGCGAAGTGACAGACATTGTTGAAAAGCAGATGTACATCATTCCAGAAAAAGAAGGAATGGGTCTTGCTTTAAGGCCAGAGGCCACGGCCCCTGTCGTTAGGGCTTTTCTAGAACATCCCACGGATCGAGATCGGCTCTCGAAACTGTTTTATATCGGGCCGATGTTTCGTCATGAACGCCCCCAAAAGGGAAGATTACGTCAATTTCATCAAGTGGGAGTTGAAGCCTTGGGCTCTTATCATCCGGCTTTGGAGGTGGAGGTTTTAGATCTTTTGAGAAATTACTTACGGGTATTGGGTCTAGAAGATGCTCATTTTAAAATCAATAGTGTGGGATGCCGACCTTGTAAGACCCGATATGGAGAAATTTTAAAAGAATCGCTTCGAGGTCAATTTTCAAGTCTTTGTCCTGATTGCCAGAGACGCTTTGAGAAAAATATTTTACGCGTCCTTGACTGCAAGAATCCAAATTGTCAGGGTGTCTTAGATCGTATTCCTCTTTTACCAGAGGTGATTTGCCAAGAATGCAAAAATCATTTCGCTCAGGTGACCAGTCTTTTAAAGGATACTCATCTCTCCTTTGAACTATCTCCAAAATTGATTCGGGGTTTAGATTATTATACTCGGACCATTTTTGAAGTGACTCATCCTCATCTGGGGGCTCAGGACGCCATTGCGGCCGGAGGTCGATACGATCACTTGGTCGAATCGATGGGAGGGCCAGCGATGGGTGCTGCAGGTTTTGGAATGGGGATGGAACGTCTCTTGCTAGCCGCTTCAGGTCTGATTGATAAAAAAGTTGTTTCACATTTCCCGTTTTTGTATCTGGCTTCATTAGGTGAAGAGGCCTTTCGGGCGAATTTTCTTCTCCGTCAAAAATTACAAGCATTGGAAATTCCTTGTGAAATGGATTATGATGCCAAAAGTTTTAAATCTCAATTTCGTCGAGCGAATAAGTTAAGCACGCGTTACGTTCTCATTTGTGGAGAGGATGAACTCAAGAAGGGGATGGTGAAATTAAAAGATATGGACCAAGGTTTAGAAAGTGAAGTAAATGCAAATGAAATTGTACAATTCATTCGATTGAAATATGAAAAAAATAAGAGCCAGAAGCTAGAGGTTAGAGGTTAG
- the aspS gene encoding aspartate--tRNA ligase produces MSMRSHTCGELKKDDVGKTIQLCGWVGTRRDHGNLVFIDLRDRYGITQVVFNPEIHPKAHEVAKDLRSEFVIRVVGEVAHRPSGTVNSKLPTGEIEIIAQEVEILNGSQTPPFAIEDGAEVGEDLRLKYRYLDLRRPFMQKNLFMRYRISKIARDYLDRQSFVEVETPMLTKSTPEGARDYLVPSRIFPGKFFALPQSPQLFKQLLMVSGFDRYYQLVKCFRDEDLRADRQPEHTQIDIEMSFIGEEDIFQLIEGLLTQVFKEVLEKKLSIPLPRLTYREAIERFGSDKPDLRYDLEFVDLSRWSRRVEFKVFRETVEKGGRVKAINAKGGATLSIKQMDELTEFAKSWGAKGLAWMKVEPSGELKSPITKFFDKTLLDNLSNQMKAEKGDLILFVADEEYKVHLVLGQLRLKMIDVLKLAPKMDFALLWIVDFPLLEYSEEEKKWGAVHHPFTSPKKEDISFLDQEPQKARARAYDLVINGTEAGGGSIRIHSQELQKKMFNLLGITDEDAVLKFGFLLEAFKHGAPPHGGIALGLDRLTMLLLGLKSIRDTIAFPKTQSSSCLMTESPSEVSKRQLKELHLSS; encoded by the coding sequence ATGTCAATGCGATCACATACTTGTGGTGAGTTAAAAAAGGATGATGTAGGAAAGACCATTCAATTGTGTGGCTGGGTTGGGACCCGTCGGGATCATGGAAACCTTGTATTTATTGATCTCAGAGACCGTTATGGGATCACGCAAGTTGTGTTTAATCCTGAAATACATCCAAAGGCCCATGAAGTTGCAAAGGATTTGCGTTCAGAATTTGTAATTAGAGTTGTAGGTGAAGTCGCTCATCGTCCTAGCGGAACGGTCAATTCAAAACTTCCCACGGGAGAAATAGAAATCATTGCTCAAGAAGTAGAAATTTTAAATGGGTCTCAAACGCCCCCTTTTGCCATTGAAGACGGAGCCGAAGTGGGTGAAGACCTTCGCCTCAAATATCGGTATTTAGATTTGAGAAGACCTTTCATGCAAAAGAACCTCTTCATGCGTTATCGCATTTCAAAAATTGCCAGAGATTATTTAGATCGGCAGTCTTTTGTTGAGGTTGAAACACCGATGCTGACCAAGAGCACTCCTGAAGGGGCTCGAGACTATCTGGTTCCCAGCCGTATTTTCCCTGGAAAATTCTTTGCCCTTCCGCAATCTCCTCAGCTTTTTAAACAGCTTTTGATGGTTTCAGGGTTTGATCGCTATTATCAATTGGTAAAATGCTTTCGAGATGAAGATTTAAGGGCCGACCGTCAACCCGAACATACCCAAATCGATATTGAAATGTCTTTTATCGGTGAAGAAGATATTTTCCAGTTAATTGAAGGGTTACTCACACAAGTTTTTAAAGAGGTTTTAGAAAAAAAACTTTCTATCCCACTCCCCCGTTTAACATATCGAGAAGCCATCGAACGCTTTGGATCTGATAAGCCTGATTTAAGATATGATTTAGAATTTGTGGATCTCTCAAGATGGTCCCGCCGTGTTGAATTTAAGGTATTCCGTGAAACAGTTGAAAAAGGGGGCCGGGTCAAGGCCATCAATGCGAAGGGAGGAGCTACTTTATCCATTAAACAAATGGATGAACTGACCGAGTTTGCTAAAAGTTGGGGAGCCAAAGGTTTGGCTTGGATGAAAGTGGAACCTTCAGGAGAATTAAAATCACCCATCACAAAATTCTTTGACAAGACTTTGCTTGACAATCTTTCAAATCAGATGAAGGCTGAAAAGGGGGACTTGATTCTCTTTGTTGCGGATGAAGAATATAAAGTTCATCTTGTTTTGGGACAATTAAGGCTGAAGATGATCGATGTTTTGAAACTGGCTCCAAAAATGGATTTTGCGCTTCTTTGGATCGTTGATTTTCCTCTTCTGGAATATAGCGAAGAAGAAAAAAAATGGGGTGCAGTTCATCATCCTTTCACCAGTCCCAAAAAGGAAGATATTTCATTCTTAGATCAAGAGCCCCAGAAGGCCAGGGCCCGTGCCTATGATTTGGTGATCAATGGGACTGAGGCGGGGGGTGGGAGTATCCGAATCCATTCTCAGGAACTTCAGAAAAAAATGTTTAATCTTTTAGGGATTACTGATGAGGATGCTGTTTTAAAATTTGGATTTCTTCTAGAAGCCTTTAAACATGGAGCTCCTCCCCATGGAGGTATTGCCCTGGGCCTCGATCGACTGACGATGCTCCTCTTAGGCCTAAAATCGATTCGAGACACCATTGCCTTTCCCAAAACCCAAAGCTCAAGCTGTCTCATGACCGAATCTCCCTCAGAGGTTTCTAAAAGACAATTAAAGGAATTGCATCTAAGTTCTTAA
- a CDS encoding ATP-binding protein: MEEINLSKYNRHWEKDFRYPYSKERKLLPSLIQALIQKEIIELIGLRRTGKTILALQLINYLLEKKIPPLSIWYFTFDEDQPSLDDLIQSFSKQIGINYKKEKIYLFLDEIQKLTHFQNQLKIYYDLYPNLKFFITGSTSLFIKKKTQESLAGRILTYHLSPLDFEEYLHFKERADLLKKPSAFFTEIEIEFELFLKSQFIDAVSLKIPADRKNYFVGVIRKIIYEDIPMLFPVENPEILWRLVRIIAQNPGLLVHYQKMSQELGISDKTISSYLHYLEESFLIRKIFNFSRNQITSEKRLKKFYLASPSFAWALTDFSETGRLVENLVISLKDYHFFWRDPYQHEVDFIELLGDQSIMPIEVKYQKEIRTDDLKNLVLFSKKFKLPQAYILGRTLEEKILLDDQGIQIIEKPIYFI, encoded by the coding sequence ATGGAAGAAATTAATCTATCAAAATATAATCGACACTGGGAAAAGGACTTTCGCTATCCCTATTCAAAAGAGCGTAAACTCTTGCCATCTTTGATTCAGGCCTTGATTCAAAAGGAAATCATCGAATTGATTGGCTTGAGAAGAACAGGGAAAACAATTCTGGCTCTGCAGCTCATCAACTACCTCCTTGAAAAAAAGATACCTCCCCTTTCTATTTGGTATTTTACATTTGATGAGGATCAGCCATCATTAGATGATTTAATACAGTCGTTTTCAAAGCAAATAGGAATCAATTATAAAAAGGAAAAAATTTATCTTTTTTTGGACGAGATTCAGAAACTAACTCATTTCCAAAACCAGCTAAAAATCTACTATGACCTTTATCCAAATTTGAAATTTTTTATCACAGGCTCGACCTCTCTTTTCATTAAGAAAAAAACTCAAGAGAGTTTAGCGGGGAGAATTCTCACCTATCATCTGAGTCCGCTTGATTTTGAAGAGTACCTCCATTTTAAAGAAAGGGCCGATCTCTTAAAAAAGCCTTCCGCCTTTTTCACAGAAATAGAAATAGAATTCGAACTTTTCTTAAAAAGTCAGTTCATCGATGCTGTTTCTCTGAAAATTCCAGCGGATCGAAAGAACTATTTTGTTGGGGTGATTCGAAAAATTATTTATGAAGATATTCCCATGCTCTTTCCCGTTGAAAATCCTGAAATTCTCTGGAGACTTGTAAGAATCATCGCCCAAAATCCAGGTCTTCTCGTTCATTATCAAAAAATGTCACAAGAATTAGGAATTTCCGATAAAACCATCAGCTCTTATCTCCACTACCTGGAAGAATCCTTTCTTATTCGAAAAATATTTAATTTTTCTCGCAATCAAATCACATCTGAGAAAAGGCTCAAAAAATTCTATCTGGCTTCTCCGTCATTTGCTTGGGCCCTCACTGATTTTTCAGAAACAGGTAGACTCGTGGAAAATCTTGTCATATCCCTTAAGGATTATCATTTTTTCTGGAGAGATCCTTATCAGCATGAAGTAGACTTCATTGAACTTCTAGGGGACCAGAGCATTATGCCTATCGAAGTCAAGTACCAAAAAGAAATCCGTACCGATGATTTAAAAAATCTGGTTCTCTTTTCCAAAAAATTTAAACTCCCTCAAGCTTATATCTTAGGAAGAACATTGGAAGAGAAAATCCTATTAGATGATCAAGGGATTCAAATCATCGAAAAACCGATCTATTTTATTTAA
- a CDS encoding AAA family ATPase, with translation MAKIIAILGARQVGKTTLLNHIASEWKGN, from the coding sequence ATGGCTAAGATCATTGCCATTTTGGGGGCAAGGCAAGTGGGAAAGACCACACTTCTCAACCATATTGCTTCTGAATGGAAGGGCAATTAA